In the genome of Succinivibrio dextrinosolvens, the window ACCTTTGAATTTAGAAAAATCTAACATTATTTATCTCCTGTTAAAAACTGATGCTGCCAAGAATTACCTTTAATGAGTAAACTCTCAGACCGAAAATTTTTATCCCAACCTCATGCGTTGTTCAGAAAATCAACTATCCTAAAAAGGATCCATACTAGTCTGCGTTTGGACTTGAAGTGGAAGCCCTACGCAGCAGCATGGATTTTAAACACACGTTATTAATCTTTTCCTTGCTGCCGTTGATACGCTCCAGAACCATACTGGCAGCCATTCTTCCCATTTCCTCAACAGGCTGACATACAGAAGTAATAGGAGTCGGATAAAAACGACACCAGTTACTGTCACCATATGAAACCACTGAGACATCATTAGGGATCTTGAAACCTTTAAGGTTTAGAGCATAAAGAATTCCGGAAGTAATTGCGTTATTTGCTCCGACAATTGCAGTTGGTCGACTGCTTTTAGCTCTCAACATTAAAATATTTGTCTGCTCAAAGGCTCCGACAAACAATTCTTCATAGGAGTCGGCAATAATCTCATGAATTTCTGCTTTAACTCCACTCTGTTCTACTCCGGCACATCTCTGTGAGAAGGTATAAACCTTCTTGGAGCCGGATATAAAAGCGATTTTCTCGTGGCCAAGTTCCTGAAGATACTCAAGTGCCTGCTGAACACCGCCCATGTTATCTTCGATGACGCTGTCAAAATTCAGCTCATCTATATGTCTGTCAACTAGAACAACAGGCATATCTATAAAATCATTTGCAACTGTTTTGCTAAATTTTGCAGACGGCATAATTATCAGACCTCGTAAATTAAGAGGCGCCCACTGCTTTAAAATCTTTGCCTCTAGTGAGCTATGCTCATAGTTACAGCCGACAATAACCGAATAATTCTTAGAGTCCAGATAGTCAGTAACAGATTTAACAATTGCATTGGAAAAAGAATTTGTCAGATCTGCAGCAATTACTCCAATCAGCTTGCTTGAGGATGCAACTGTAATATCATCCCTCAACTTCTGTAGATAGCCCATCTTTTCAGCTGCATTCAAGACCTTGTGTCTGGTTTCAAGAGAAACCATATCAGGCTTTTTCAATGCTCTGGAAACTGTGGAAGGTGAAATTCCAAGATGCTCAGCTATCTGTGAAATATTAACCATAGTTTTTATTTTTTTTTACCCCAAATTACCTCGCAGATTATATAAATGAAAAAATTTGTTGTGTTGAAAAAAATCCTAATCTTTGAGAGGTATCAAATTCCATTATGCAATTTTTTGCATTTCACATATTATACATAACTTATATACAGTAGCAAATTTAAATAATCAGCAAGACGGTTTTAATTGTGCACCATATTAGTCATTTAAGGATCAATATAGTGCATTTAATAATATTATTTTTTTATTTTTCAAAAAGTTATATTTAAAACCCAACTTACAACTTCTATATTAGAAGCTTCGTACAATTAGATAATTACTGAACATTTAAGAGGATTATGAAGTTTTTTATGTGATTGCAAAATTTTGCATAACTTTTTGTGAAAGGAATGATTTTTTTATAAATCGTGTTATGGCATTATTCTTATCGCAAATTTTTGCACCGCAAGCGCGGACGTAAGGACAAAGGAAAAATTTAAATGAACAAAAAACTTTTACTGTGGGCTATAACTTCAGCTCTCGCAGGTTTCTTATTCGGTTTTGATACCGTAGTTATTTCAGGTGCTGAAAGCAAAATTCAGCAGTTATGGTCTCTTTCAGGCTCCATGCATGGTCTAGCAATTTCTGCTGCACTATGGGGAACCGTTCTAGGTTCTATTTTCGGTAGTATTCCTACTGCTAAATATGGTAGAAAAAAGACTCTTATCTTCAACGGTGTTCTATTCTTGGTAGGCGCTATCGGTTCTGCTGTTGCATGGAACGTATCATCATTCTTTATCTTCCGTTTCATCGGTGGTCTAGGAATTGGTATTTCAACCATTGCAGCACCTCTATTCATTTCAGAAATCTCACCTGCAGGTGATAGAGGTAAATTAACCGGTCTGTTCCAGTTCAACATCGTATTCGGTATTCTGATTGCATTCTTCTCTAACTATGTTATTGCTAACATTGCTCCAGACGAGTCTGCATGGCGTTGGATGCTGGGTATTCAGGTTATCCCATCAATTCTATATACCATCATGTGTTTCTCTCTACCAGAGTCACCACGCTGGTTAATTGTTGACGCTAAGAACGATGCTGAAGGTAAGAAGGTATTCTCTTTAATCAACCCAGAAATGTCTGATGGTGAGTTAAACGAGTTAGTTGCAACCGTTAAGGCCTCAGCAGCAGAGGAAGGCAAGTTAAAGCAGTCTGCTTCAAAGTTCTTCTCAAAGAGATTAAAGTATCCAATTCTGTTTGCTTTCCTAATTGCTGCATTCAACCAGTTATCAGGTATTAACATTATTCTTTACTTCGCTCCAAGACTGTTAGGTCTAGCAGGTATTGAAGATCCTGTTGCAGCTTCAATCGCTCTTGGTGTAACCAACCTGATTGCTACCTTTATCGGTATTCGCTTAATTGACCTTCTAGGCCGTAAGACACTTCTTCTGATTGGTTGCGTTGGTTATATCGCATCTCTATCAGTATGTACCTATGCATTCTTCCACTTCGAAGAGCTTAAGGTTGTTTCAAACGCAATTGATACCGCTTCAACTGCAGAGCAGTTAATCAACATGAACAATGAGACTGTATTCTTCACTGCTGAAGATAAGTCAAAGGCTGAAGTTGCTTTCGAAACTGCTAAGAAGAAGCTATCTGATTCAACTCAGAAAGATTCTTACACCGGTACTAAGGTTGCATTTGATGGTGAGTCATTAGCTGAAGTTCGTGATATCGCTCTTCAGGTTAAGCATGAGGCTTCATCTTCACTTGGTTCAGTAAGTACTCTGGTTCTTATCTGTATGATTACCTTCATTGCTTCTCACGCAATCGGTTCAGGCACCATCATCTGGGTATTCATCTCAGAAATCTTCCCTAACGATCAGCGTGCTGCAGGTCAGTCACTAGGTTCAGCAACTCACTGGATATTCGCTGCAGGTCTAACTCTGCTGTTCCCTATCGCAATTGCTAACTTCGATGCTGGCTTCATGTTCGGCTTCTTCGCTCTGATGATGGTTGTTCAGATTATCTGGTGTGCAGTCATGATGCCAGAGACCAAGGGCAGAACTCTTGAAGAGATTGGTGAAGCTTTATCATCAAAATAATCTTGTTATAAATTTTCCATACTAACGTTTTGAGGCATCCTAATTTAGGATGCCTTTTTTGTCGCATTTACAACATGTATAATTGTGTGAAGATTTCTTAAATAACCTATAGCAAAAAAGAAAAAAAAATGACTAAAGAAGAACTGATTGATAAAATAAAAAAACTTCTGGCGCTATCCGATAGCTCAAATCCTCATGAAGCGGCGGCTGCTCTTGCAAGAGCTCAGAAGCTGATGGAAAAATACAACATTGAATCAAAAGAGATCAATGCAGACAACGGAATTGATGAGATTAAGCTAAAAACACTCAGCAGCATCAGCACACAGCTAATTATGTCAAAACTGCTCAATATCATCAGAAAAGCATTTGGAGTCGAACCGATACTGCATACCAATAACTCCAGGGTAACAAACATCAGTCTTATCGGTCCTGCTGATATTCTGGAAAGCTGTGAATATATCTTTACCGTTCTATCCCGTCAGGCAGCATTTGCTATCGGAGAGTATACAAAGATGATGGATGGTGAAATCTATTTAGAAACGGCACGTAATGCAAGTTTTATGTGTGAGCTGCAGACAAAAACACCTTCTTTCTACAATACTGTCTACGGGAGTCAACTAACAAATCTTAGCTGTATCATGAATGAAATTTCGATGAACAACGATGCTGTTTTCAGAAACAGAACTTATAAAATATTGGGCGAAAAATTTAAAAAACTCCGAAATCTCGGATATCTTCGTGTGTCAGTAGGATTTGAACGTGGTCTAAAGCGTATTTTCACTTCCATAGCTAAAGAAAAGAAACAGGGCTTTATTCAGGGATATTTCAATTCCATCAGCGAGAAAATATGCGAATATGCTCAGCCATTTGAGATCCAGGAGAATATTGATAAATATATCAGTGATAAGCATCCAGATCTAAGTGAAGTTAGAAGACATTCTGTATATAACACCTTTGCAGCCTATCAGGCCTACCAGAAGGGAGTTAGTGAAGGAAATAAGGTATCATTAAACTCAGCCATCAAGGATTATGCCCCTAAGATGGATGCTATTGGGATGAAGTAATCATAGTTATTTCCTGTCTTCCGCAACCTCTAGGCTAAATTTAAGCAAAATCCAATGATGGCGTGACGCATCCAATAAGGCGTGACGCTATTTTTTGAGCTAGTTCAAAATATTATAATTATGTAGGCGTGGTGTATCTCATGTGTGATATAATAAGGCGGTAGAAGGTTTTTATACATTTTGAGCTGAGGTTACACTATGTTTTTAAGCAAACAGAAAAAAGGTGGTATTGTTTACCTTTATCTGATTGAGAGTTCTTACGATAGAGAGACTCACTCCAGGCGTAAGAAAATAGTGAAATCTTTTGGGCAGTACGAAGTGTTTGCCAGAGAGCATCCTGATGAACTTAGGAAGCTTGAAGATGAATACGGAGACCAAAAGAAGAAAGCTCAGCAGGTTAGAGAAAAATCCATCACCGAATTTTTCCATACAGGAGAACAGGGAACAAACCTTGCCGCAGATATTAATAGTCTTTTCCCTCAGAAAATTGCACACCTGTTACTTCGTAAAATCTGGGATGATGAGCTCCTGATGTCCAGACACCTCAGCTATCTTAAGAGCAGAGATTCAAATCCGGTGGAATTTAATGTTTCAAATCTGGCTCTGTATTTTTCTACACTGAAAATAGTCAATCCATGTTCCTATTTTATGGGGCTGGAGTTAAGTCCAAGATTTTTAGGTGATCCTATGAGTGAGGTATCATCTGATGATGTCTACCGCTGTCTGGGTTACCTTGGCTCTCATAAGGAACAGTTGTTCAAGCATATCAATACCAGACTGGATGCGCTTACCGATAGAAAGCATTCCCTGATTTTCTATGACTGCACTAACTGTTATTTTGAAACTCCTTACAATGATTCATACTGGTACAGGAAAAAGGCACTGAGGCTCATCAGAAAACAGCTCCGTAAACTTGATGCAAGATATGCTGTTTTGAGTGATCGCGAACTTAATCAGGTAATTGAGAATACCCCCGACTACAGTGTACAGGTAGATGAACTGCTGGAGGCAATGGGAGAGCCATTCAGAATGCATGGAGTCAGCAAAGAGAAAAGAACCGATTTACCGCTGGTATCCATTGCCCTGATTATAGATGAGAATGCAATTCCTATCGACTTTGAAGTCTATGCGGGAAACAAGTCAGAAAAAAAGACTATGGTTAATTCCATCAGAGCACTTAAGGAGAAGTATCAGGTAAACAATGCCATGGTTGTAGCTGACAGTGGACTGAACAGTGCCCCAAATCTACTGATGCTGAATGACGAAAAACTAGGTTTCTCTGTGGCCAAATCAGCCCTGTCTTTTGAAAAGAAAATAAGAGAACAGGAGCTTGAACTCAGTACCTTTAAAAACATGGTTACCGACGAAGGCGAAGTTACTCCATACCGGTACAAGATAATTGATTTTAAAACCAGAAAAGCAGAGTTTACAGATAGCAAAAATCAGGTTCATAAAAAGTCTCTTGACTGTAAGCTACTCATTACCTTTAGTGAAAAAAGAAAAGAACGTGATTTAGCAAATCTGGAAGCTATGCTGGTCCAGGCGCAGGATGCAGTAATTCAGAATAAGGAGATTACTCATAAATTCTCTGGATGGAAAC includes:
- a CDS encoding LacI family DNA-binding transcriptional regulator; the encoded protein is MVNISQIAEHLGISPSTVSRALKKPDMVSLETRHKVLNAAEKMGYLQKLRDDITVASSSKLIGVIAADLTNSFSNAIVKSVTDYLDSKNYSVIVGCNYEHSSLEAKILKQWAPLNLRGLIIMPSAKFSKTVANDFIDMPVVLVDRHIDELNFDSVIEDNMGGVQQALEYLQELGHEKIAFISGSKKVYTFSQRCAGVEQSGVKAEIHEIIADSYEELFVGAFEQTNILMLRAKSSRPTAIVGANNAITSGILYALNLKGFKIPNDVSVVSYGDSNWCRFYPTPITSVCQPVEEMGRMAASMVLERINGSKEKINNVCLKSMLLRRASTSSPNAD
- a CDS encoding sugar porter family MFS transporter, whose product is MNKKLLLWAITSALAGFLFGFDTVVISGAESKIQQLWSLSGSMHGLAISAALWGTVLGSIFGSIPTAKYGRKKTLIFNGVLFLVGAIGSAVAWNVSSFFIFRFIGGLGIGISTIAAPLFISEISPAGDRGKLTGLFQFNIVFGILIAFFSNYVIANIAPDESAWRWMLGIQVIPSILYTIMCFSLPESPRWLIVDAKNDAEGKKVFSLINPEMSDGELNELVATVKASAAEEGKLKQSASKFFSKRLKYPILFAFLIAAFNQLSGINIILYFAPRLLGLAGIEDPVAASIALGVTNLIATFIGIRLIDLLGRKTLLLIGCVGYIASLSVCTYAFFHFEELKVVSNAIDTASTAEQLINMNNETVFFTAEDKSKAEVAFETAKKKLSDSTQKDSYTGTKVAFDGESLAEVRDIALQVKHEASSSLGSVSTLVLICMITFIASHAIGSGTIIWVFISEIFPNDQRAAGQSLGSATHWIFAAGLTLLFPIAIANFDAGFMFGFFALMMVVQIIWCAVMMPETKGRTLEEIGEALSSK
- a CDS encoding DUF2786 domain-containing protein, with product MTKEELIDKIKKLLALSDSSNPHEAAAALARAQKLMEKYNIESKEINADNGIDEIKLKTLSSISTQLIMSKLLNIIRKAFGVEPILHTNNSRVTNISLIGPADILESCEYIFTVLSRQAAFAIGEYTKMMDGEIYLETARNASFMCELQTKTPSFYNTVYGSQLTNLSCIMNEISMNNDAVFRNRTYKILGEKFKKLRNLGYLRVSVGFERGLKRIFTSIAKEKKQGFIQGYFNSISEKICEYAQPFEIQENIDKYISDKHPDLSEVRRHSVYNTFAAYQAYQKGVSEGNKVSLNSAIKDYAPKMDAIGMK
- a CDS encoding IS1634 family transposase, encoding MFLSKQKKGGIVYLYLIESSYDRETHSRRKKIVKSFGQYEVFAREHPDELRKLEDEYGDQKKKAQQVREKSITEFFHTGEQGTNLAADINSLFPQKIAHLLLRKIWDDELLMSRHLSYLKSRDSNPVEFNVSNLALYFSTLKIVNPCSYFMGLELSPRFLGDPMSEVSSDDVYRCLGYLGSHKEQLFKHINTRLDALTDRKHSLIFYDCTNCYFETPYNDSYWYRKKALRLIRKQLRKLDARYAVLSDRELNQVIENTPDYSVQVDELLEAMGEPFRMHGVSKEKRTDLPLVSIALIIDENAIPIDFEVYAGNKSEKKTMVNSIRALKEKYQVNNAMVVADSGLNSAPNLLMLNDEKLGFSVAKSALSFEKKIREQELELSTFKNMVTDEGEVTPYRYKIIDFKTRKAEFTDSKNQVHKKSLDCKLLITFSEKRKERDLANLEAMLVQAQDAVIQNKEITHKFSGWKQFVETNTVEAEEENNSESKDSKPKRKKKLIAVKLNEKLIEKRRKCAGFAGVLFKEPPTEKTEYQPAFISSMYHKLVKIEECFRIMKKDFEIRPMYLRDQNHIKGHVFLCITALIMLRLLQRKFAESNLPLSVEKIKDLLQNEQLTMAYRGDLDPLLFKSQELPMNNCLRVKDEEAEKRMQDFLSGNKLMDMLGLPRIKNVTTMDELRKIFKIKTLEVSDFQKKYMEKLRAE